Genomic segment of Bradyrhizobium sp. SZCCHNS1050:
AGTCTAAAAAGTTACTTTTCTGTACACCGGTTACGGACTAGCTTTTAGGCATGGCGACGGAAAAAGCCGAAACTGACCGCATCCCCGTAACCCTAGCCCTGGCAACCATCGGCTATCTCGAAAAGCTCGTGAAACAGGGAACCCACGGCACCAGCGTTCCGGGTGTCTGCAGAACGTTGATTGAAGAAGGCATCCGGCTCGCCATCAAGGATGGGCTGCTGTCGATTCGCGACAACGGACGGGCGTAAGCTAGGGACACGCAACGCGGACAACAGTTTCGGTGCAGCCGTCGGCCAGGACGATCCAGGACGGATCAAACTTGGAAGCGACAACAATGCCCGCCGAACGACAGACACTCCCCACCTGGACCGAGGAACGGCTCCAGGCCCTGAAGCAGCACTTTGAGGCCGGGCTGACCTGCCGAGAGATCGCCGCCGAGCTTGGCGTCAGCCGCAACGCCGTGATCGGCAAGATCTCCCGCCTGGCGCTGACGCGCGACAATGGCGGCGACACCAGGCGCGTGGTGCGCGCCGAGACGACACGCGATGGCGCACGCCGTCCCGTGCCGAAGCTGCGTCGCCGCATCCTGCGCGCGGTCCAGAACGACCCGCCGCCTGTGATCGTCGAGGAGCCGGTCGGCACCGTCGTAAACGGCTGCTCGCTGTTCGAGCTCTCTAAGGAACGCTGCCGCTGGCCGATCTCGACGCCCGGCGCGGATGATTTCTGCTTCTGCGGATCGAAGCCGATCGAGGGGCTGCCGTATTGCCCGAGCCACACGCGGATGGCGTACCGGGTGGCGTCGTCGCGGTAGGCAACAATCTGCCGAGCTCCTTGTCGGAGCCTTCCCCGCGCGGGCAGCAGAGCCCGCATAGAGCTAGCTGACGCGCTACGCCTTGCTAAGTCTCCGCGTTCTGCGGGGACGGCGCGGCGGTCTCGTCTCCCCTCCCCCTTGCGGGGAGGGGTCGGGGGTGGGGTCCACGCGCACCGGACTTCGTGAAGCACACCTTCGAATGTTGCCCAGCACGTCATTGTTCCAGAAGCGAAGAACGCGATAGCCGGCGGCTTCGAGCTGCCTGGTGCGCACAGCGTCCTCTTCTT
This window contains:
- a CDS encoding GcrA family cell cycle regulator, with product MPAERQTLPTWTEERLQALKQHFEAGLTCREIAAELGVSRNAVIGKISRLALTRDNGGDTRRVVRAETTRDGARRPVPKLRRRILRAVQNDPPPVIVEEPVGTVVNGCSLFELSKERCRWPISTPGADDFCFCGSKPIEGLPYCPSHTRMAYRVASSR